The following are encoded in a window of Caldivirga sp. genomic DNA:
- a CDS encoding PaREP1 family protein has protein sequence MEISRVIYEKIQELGLDLEDLVAYSLIRFTSLDPGELARARVELAERYLNEAREYLTRGDAVQASEKLYKAVEEAVKALAEEYNVPEYQQAVKEGRWFAYLLGRAARTLSVKLNEPRITYAWSIAYDLHIWGFHEGKYGVDYVKIDIPHVEWLINYTKQLLYRQSQAG, from the coding sequence GTGGAGATTTCGAGAGTGATTTACGAGAAGATCCAGGAGCTGGGCCTGGACCTTGAGGACCTTGTGGCTTACTCATTAATTAGGTTTACCAGTCTTGATCCTGGTGAATTGGCTAGGGCTAGGGTTGAGTTGGCTGAGAGGTACCTCAATGAGGCTAGGGAGTATTTAACCAGGGGTGACGCTGTTCAGGCTAGTGAGAAGCTTTACAAGGCTGTTGAAGAGGCTGTAAAGGCGCTGGCTGAGGAGTACAATGTCCCTGAGTATCAACAGGCCGTTAAGGAGGGTAGGTGGTTCGCTTACTTACTCGGTAGGGCTGCCAGGACGCTCAGCGTTAAGCTTAATGAACCCAGGATTACCTACGCCTGGTCAATTGCCTATGACTTACATATCTGGGGCTTTCATGAGGGTAAGTATGGGGTTGATTACGTTAAAATCGACATACCCCACGTGGAGTGGCTAATCAACTACACTAAGCAGCTACTGTATAGGCAGAGCCAGGCTGGTTAA